The Raphanus sativus cultivar WK10039 chromosome 6, ASM80110v3, whole genome shotgun sequence sequence TAGTCTTTTAGTTCTGACATGGTGGTTTTGGTGTATATCTCAATCCAGGCTCTTATATCATCTTGGAAAAATGGAAACACAATGCCTTTTATCTTTGATACTGTAAAAACATCACTTCCACTTAGCTCCAATAATGTAAATCCTTATCATGGCATCTACTGATGTGGATGTTATTGTTGTTCAGGTGTGGGATTTGATCAAGCTAGCTGAATATCTTACTCAGAGGGAAGATATAGACCCACAAAGGATAGGAATCACCGGTATTTCGTTAGGAGGTCAGTCAAAGAACCAAATTGAGTACTAggatttgtagttttttttttgttggtattAATGCATTAACAAACTCTGCTCATTGTGAAATCAAACACAGGGATGCATGCTTGGTTTGCTGCTGCAGTTGACACCCGCTATTCAGTAGCCGCCCCTTTGATCGGTGTTCAGGTGCCAATTTGTATGAGAATGGTTTCCGACTTGAGAAGActctttaattttataaaagagTTATGTATGTTGGCCAGGGATTCAGATGGGCAGTAGAAAATGATGCCTGGCAAGCAAGAGTCAACAGTATAAAACCTTTATTTGAAGGTCACACTTTCAATAACACACACAAATATGAACTAAAATTATTAAGTATTAGAATTCTAATTCATTTGATATTCCTTTTATACTTTCAGAAGCAAGGATTGATATGGGAAAGAGTGAAATCGACAAAGAAGTAGTCGAGAAGGTGAGAAGCATGACATGACCAGTGGCTATAAGTTTGGATTGTTAACTCAAATGATTGGTTTGTAATGAAACAGGTGTGGGACAGAATAGCTCCTGGCCTAGCATCTCAGTTTGATGCACCCTACTCGGTACCAGTGATTGCTCCACGCCCTCTTTACCTCCTTAACGGTGAGCACAGTCTAATCTCATTATCTACCAgcacacaaagaaaaaaacaaatatttaggATTTCATTTGCAGGCGCTGAGGATCCTCGCTGTCCTCTTGGTGGACTAGTTGTTCCGGTGAAGAGAGCTAAGAAGGCGTATAAGAAAACAGCATCTCCTGAAAATTTCAAGGTACATCACTGATCTGAACCTATAGATAGTTGTAATGCAACCAGATATAATGATCTGAAAGTCTTTTGGTGTTTGTTTTGAGAGAGCAGTTCGTAGCAGAAGATGGAGTTGGACACACAGTGACGAGTTTCATGATCAAAGAGTCATCAGACTGGTTTGACAAGTTCCTCAAGCAAGGAAACATAAGTTCTGAATAAAACTGCGGAACATGACCATATGTCACAGCAATAAAATTGTAAACCAATAAATGCATTTTCATAAGAGACATCTCAAAACTTTGGTTCCAAGTATATGTATGGTTAAATAAAAGCATATCAATTGATGTACTCATTTTATAAACTTAACGTCGATGtggtgaaaatctcaaaacgtACTTGGTAGGAGGATGTGAGCCAACTCGTGACTCTGGGAAAGCACAGCAGAGGGTGCCACTGCAAGAGATCAGGATGCCTTAAGAAGTACTGCGAGTGTTACCAGGCCAAACATCCGGTGCTCAGATAACTGTACATGTCGACAACTTTAGAGGGAAGTGAAGAGATACAACGGACGACCAATGCAGCTGTGGTCCAACACGCCATCGACATGTCTTGTTGCCAAATAATACAACCCTTTGTGGTTAATGTGATGGTTCTCATGCTTCTTGCGTTTAATGCATAGTTCTTTGTGTAGGTCCTCACTGTCAAATGCTAAAGAGCTATGTCAGGTACATATCATGCCGTTAGATAAAAGAGGAGATGATATCTTTGTTTAGAATTCCTAATATGGTGTTTCAGACGCAAAATGTGAAACAGACACAAGGAGGAAAAAATGTGAAAGACTCTTCTCTTGATCCAGCCAAGAGAGATGCTAATGTGATCATTGACTCTCCAGATTGTGTCCTTGACGCTGTTAGAATGGACGAGAGAAGCCTATGTCTCCAGCAACACGGGCGTTGATGTGTGATGAAGAACATGTGAACATATCAGAGAAAGAGACATCGGCGAGAATGAGAACAACCCAAGATAAAGAAGTCAGAGACACAAGCTCGGAGGTTTAATTAGAACAAGAAAAGCAGATCTTTGTCATGCTACGGAGGTTTACTTCAGCTGATTTTTTTCCTTGAGAGATCATATCCTTTGTGCAGAAATTAAGAGGTAGGAGATTTGCTAATTAAACATCCAAAAGGCCAACACAGATCCGAGTAGAAAGGAACCTGAAGATAAAGAACAAAACAATCAAGACACAAGTTTGGGTGCTTAGGGAACTCCTGTGACAAAACTTTAGCatctaactctttttttttgttgtaacaTATGATCATGTGACATTGTTCAAAAACTTGTATAGGAAGATCAGCTAGTTCCTTCTGGTGAAATACaactcttttcttttgattAGCTACTGATTAGTAAAAATTcagtttatttgattttgtcaTACAATACAATACATGAGCCTTCTTCCATAAAGCCCGCACGAAAACACATTAATATCAGACATTATATGTGGTTTACGTGTAGGTTTTATGAAAGAGATCTCTGAAAACCTTAGACATTTATGTGGTTTACGTGTAGGTTTTATGAAAGAGGTCTACGAAAACCTTAGACATTTTATGTTGTTTGCGTGTAGGTTTTCTGCTTTTTTTCATCTCACCTGTCTAACACAACAATGTAAAAATAGTAATGTGATCATTTTTTTCATCCTCTATGAAAGCAGAAAGAGACTTTCTTCATaggaagaaagaaacaaaaacaaaataaaaaagatagaTATGATTATATGCCTTATGTCGACAATTTTTACACCACTAACATTATAACGAGAATCATAAAATGTATTGGGGGTTAATTAGGGATTATATATCtcaaaaaataatactaataaacattaaaatgacttttctataaaattaagcatatacattaataaaatgtttataaccATCACTGATAgtgtaattattaatttttaaaactaaaaagtgttaattatttatgtaaacaTATTAgccacaaacaaaaaaaaaggtaaatagattttttaagtataaaagttagtaaattttatatttaaataagtattatctaatttaatatattttgagatgttaaatgattaaaaaatggAAGGAATATGATATATCAAGATAAAATAAAGTGGCTCTCCTCACAAAAACAAAACGTTGACTAAAACACGTAGATAAACCACAACCAGAAGTAAGCACTTGAGCAGGTAGCAAATTGTTCGGCACTGAACATGCATCCCCAGCCTCATGCACTAATATTATAAATCAGAACATCTGAATCTGTGGCGCAGCGTAAGTTATCAAAACGAATTCGTTTAGTCGAAGAATACCCGAATGTCGATTTGGTTCCTGTTTTCGTTGATTCAAACTATGAATGCCGAAGAACAAGCAAAGAGAAAAGCTTCAAAGCTCTGTATAATCAATAATGAGGTGAACTTTTTACAACGACGCGTATGTCAATATATACATAGCGTAACTACTAAATCTCTCCTAAGATCCTATCTTATCTCTAACTAATGTTTATCtagaaataaatgaaataaccgaaaaacaaaaccaaagccCAACTTAAAAGAAAACGTTATAGGCTCTGTttcaatggatcaaaacagagGCCTGCAAGTTAAAGGATGCGCTGCATCAGGTCTCCCCGGGTAAGAAAAGATTCGCCTCTGAATCTTGAATGTCGTTGTCTCCATGGTACTTGGACAAGAACTTCACGTTGAACA is a genomic window containing:
- the LOC108810028 gene encoding uncharacterized protein LOC108810028, yielding METLTNDTIELRSEFLHVLPCQRQRLSKVLVKNSILLLLVSTLLITGAMETHEAVDFRSEFLRVLLSRRLGQVPLLAECSKPVEDPVFQSAVPSTAALESCPKEHIDNLKDMLKEENIHLHTEAGEQGRLPLLILSLKEKRSEDRRPAVVFMHGTNANKEWLRPWLEAFASRGYVAIGLDSRYHGERANSKTAYGDALISSWKNGNTMPFIFDTVWDLIKLAEYLTQREDIDPQRIGITGISLGGMHAWFAAAVDTRYSVAAPLIGVQGFRWAVENDAWQARVNSIKPLFEEARIDMGKSEIDKEVVEKVWDRIAPGLASQFDAPYSVPVIAPRPLYLLNGAEDPRCPLGGLVVPVKRAKKAYKKTASPENFKFVAEDGVGHTVTSFMIKESSDWFDKFLKQGNISSE